One genomic region from Leifsonia sp. Root1293 encodes:
- a CDS encoding WXG100 family type VII secretion target, producing MTSYHVDSDAVIQTTQSAHGSIERIRTEVQALLGQLSSLESSWSGQASVAFQSVVADWRATQQRVEESLVGITTALGSAGQQYAETEQANLRLFGR from the coding sequence ATGACCAGCTACCACGTCGACAGCGATGCCGTCATCCAGACCACCCAGAGCGCTCACGGATCGATCGAGCGCATCCGGACCGAGGTGCAGGCGCTGCTCGGCCAACTCAGCAGCCTCGAGAGCTCGTGGAGCGGGCAGGCCTCCGTGGCGTTCCAGTCCGTCGTCGCCGATTGGCGGGCCACTCAGCAGCGGGTGGAGGAGAGCCTCGTCGGCATCACGACGGCACTCGGCAGCGCCGGGCAGCAGTACGCCGAGACGGAGCAGGCGAACCTGCGCCTGTTCGGACGCTAG